TGCCAGTAGCTACTCGGGGTAGGAGTTTCCAAACTGAACTAGGCACGGACAAAGTAATTATTAAAAATAAGCACACCACTAACTGTAAGTTTCTTAGCTTTTTTACACCTATCTCTAGCTTCACTTTTTTGCCAGTTTCTAAATTCATTACTCATTCTAATCGCAACTTCTAAATTTTCAGTAAACTGCGCGTGTGTAGAGGCACTAAAACGTGAAGTTTCTTCCTTGGTGGTACATACCAGACTCTTCCTGGATGCCGTAAAGACGCTGCAGACAACATTGACTAACTACGAACCAAGTAATTCCCTAGACTCCCCCGGGTCGCTGATCAGCCTAAAGTCTCTGAAGAATATCTCTAATAAAGTGAAGAAAAGTATGGGGATGATGGTGGGTGCTTGGGACCAGTTGAAAGAGCACGTCAGCGAGGGAGTCTCTCTTGACTGTCCTACTAGTGCTGCCAAGGCCACGGTCATCATGATGGATTCCTCTACAAAGGAAGTCCTCTGGCTCGCCAACGCCACCAAGGAGGCGTTTGCTTTTGATTACAATATTGCTGAAGTTGAGGCTGCTGCAAGGGAAGCTGTTGGAGCGTCTCTAGCTTTGCAACAAGAGATTAAAGATCAACCTTGTTGATCAAAAAACTTACTTTATGGTACTACAA
This genomic interval from Cherax quadricarinatus isolate ZL_2023a unplaced genomic scaffold, ASM3850222v1 Contig5941, whole genome shotgun sequence contains the following:
- the LOC138852260 gene encoding uncharacterized protein, which encodes MMYQDGRTRTEVANWLAELSKILAISLQLNLGLVMTENDTSLPPVTDTPPVMPVATRGRSFQTELGTDKVIIKNKHTTNLNCACVEALKREVSSLVVHTRLFLDAVKTLQTTLTNYEPSNSLDSPGSLISLKSLKNISNKVKKSMGMMVGAWDQLKEHVSEGVSLDCPTSAAKATVIMMDSSTKEVLWLANATKEAFAFDYNIAEVEAAAREAVGASLALQQEIKDQPC